One Eremothecium cymbalariae DBVPG#7215 chromosome 2, complete sequence DNA window includes the following coding sequences:
- the GAB1 gene encoding GPI-anchor transamidase subunit GAB1 (similar to Ashbya gossypii AEL273C), which yields MNSREKQVIFGCLTTRLLVSLLFPSLQQQLDKAVEFSTPVTSFRSLQEGVFLLQNDLPVYNGGVVHHLPLLVALMSVVTKDSLISLLYAGIDAVIAYQLMLMSKQFSAQLKMPNWIPGALYAANPLVLLSCVSRSTVTFTNLAISTALLAALQGNVFLASVSIAVAGYLSFYASFLAIPMLFILKRGRLQSVITIIISLSLYLLASYKINNENWNFLRSTYGVVVTFSRLIPNLGLWWYFFIEMFEFFIPFFKAVFNIFAISFITPFSIRFYKQPFYAFILCLGWVTLTKPYPTLGDGGFFLSFVPFFQPLFVYLRYSIISILLFIHAIVLAPIFYHLWIDLGSGNSNFFYAISLVYALALASVVVDLCWSMLRIEYDNGNPKLDVQLTQL from the coding sequence ATGAATTCGAGAGAGAAGCAAGTTATCTTTGGATGCCTTACAACGAGGCTACTGGTTTCCCTATTATTTCCATCTTTACAACAGCAGCTAGATAAAGCGGTTGAGTTTTCTACCCCGGTAACGAGTTTTCGATCGCTGCAGGAGGGTGTGTTTCTTTTACAGAATGATCTGCCTGTATACAATGGAGGTGTTGTGCACCATCTTCCTTTACTCGTTGCATTAATGTCTGTTGTGACCAAAGATTCGTTGATTTCATTATTATATGCTGGTATTGATGCAGTAATTGCGTATCAGTTAATGTTAATGAGCAAGCAGTTCAGTGCTCAACTCAAAATGCCTAATTGGATCCCTGGGGCTTTATATGCCGCTAACCCGCTGGTGTTACTGTCGTGTGTCAGCAGATCTACCGTGACCTTTACAAACTTAGCAATATCTACTGCGTTGCTTGCCGCACTACAGGGTAATGTGTTCCTGGCATCTGTTTCAATTGCAGTTGCTGGTTACCTGTCTTTCTATGCTTCCTTCCTAGCTATTCCGatgttatttattttaaaacggGGCAGGTTGCAGTCGGTCATTacaattattatttctCTGAGCTTGTATTTACTAGCCAGCTAcaaaattaataatgagaattggaatttcCTAAGGTCTACCTATGGTGTTGTCGTCACCTTTAGTAGACTAATTCCCAATTTAGGCTTGTGGTGGTACTTCTTCATAGAAATgtttgaattcttcatccCATTTTTTAAAGCCGTATTCAACATTTTCGCTATTTCATTCATTACCCCATTCAGCATTCGGTTCTACAAACAACCTTTTTATGCATTTATTCTATGTCTGGGGTGGGTGACGCTAACCAAGCCATACCCTACATTGGGTGATGGTGGGTTTTTTTTGAGTTTTGTTCCATTTTTTCAACCGTTATTTGTCTATCTCAGATATTCCATTATATCCATCTTGCTCTTCATTCATGCCATTGTCCTCGCACCTATATTCTACCATTTATGGATTGATTTAGGATCGGGAAATAGTAACTTTTTCTACGCAATTTCCCTGGTCTATGCCTTAGCTCTGGCTTCCGTTGTTGTCGACTTGTGCTGGTCTATGTTGAGAATAGAATACGACAACGGTAACCCAAAGTTAGACGTACAACTAACTCAATTATAG
- the SMX3 gene encoding mRNA splicing protein SMX3 (similar to Ashbya gossypii AEL274C 1-intron) produces MPELTPTNPKPFLRQLVDKYIVVTLKFNNTKYKGKMVSTDNYFNIQLTEAEEFVGDVSKGVVGDIFIRCNNVLWIGEDLSKAEPPTE; encoded by the exons ATGCCTGAG CTTACACCTACCAACCCCAAACCATTTCTACGCCAACTAGTCGATAAATACATTGTGGTTACTCTAAAGTTCAACAATACAAAGTATAAAGGTAAGATGGTCTCCACAGACAACTACTTCAACATCCAGCTGACCGaagctgaagaatttgTAGGCGATGTTTCCAAGGGCGTCGTCGGCGACATTTTCATCCGCTGCAATAATGTGCTATGGATAGGAGAAGATCTTTCGAAAGCAGAACCGCCGACAGAATAA
- the DPM1 gene encoding dolichyl-phosphate beta-D-mannosyltransferase (similar to Ashbya gossypii AEL275C) has translation MSVESSVVVPAYHEKLNIRPLTTRLFAALGNKDSKKTELIFVDDNSRDGSVEEVEELAKQGYNVRIIVRTNEKGLSSAVLRGFYEAKGDYVICMDADLQHPPESVPQLLDALKTYPFVLGTRYAPGVGIDKDWPLYRRVISTGARMLARPLTTASDPMSGFFGLQKKYLLHEDARGINPQGFKVALDLLVKLPLPRNNPIGEIPFSFGVRTEGESKLSSKVIVQYILQLKELYIFKFGVVNLTVAIVLFVVVVSRILYELVAYQF, from the coding sequence ATGTCGGTTGAAAGTTCAGTTGTTGTGCCTGCTTAccatgaaaaattgaacatcAGGCCTTTGACAACAAGGTTATTTGCTGCGTTGGGCAATAAGGACTCCAAGAAAACTGAGTTGATATTTGTGGATGACAACTCAAGAGATGGTTCTGtagaagaagttgaagaattggcTAAGCAAGGGTACAATGTGCGTATAATTGTTAGGACAAACGAAAAAGGGCTTTCCAGCGCTGTTTTGAGAGGGTTTTACGAAGCAAAGGGAGATTACGTGATTTGTATGGACGCTGACTTGCAACACCCTCCAGAAAGTGTGCCTCAATTGTTAGATGCGTTGAAAACATATCCATTTGTTTTGGGCACTAGATATGCTCCTGGCGTCGGTATTGACAAAGACTGGCCTCTATACAGAAGGGTTATTTCCACTGGTGCCAGGATGCTAGCCAGACCATTGACAACTGCTTCAGATCCTATGTCCGGCTTTTTTGGCTTACAAAAGAAGTATTTGCTTCACGAGGACGCAAGAGGAATCAACCCGCAAGGATTCAAGGTTGCATTGGACTTATTGGTGAAATTACCTCTGCCCCGCAATAATCCTATCGGCGAAATTCCCTTTTCGTTTGGTGTTAGGACCGAGGGTGAATCGAAGCTTTCTAGTAAAGTTATTGTTCAGTATATCCTACAGCTAAAGGAATTGtacatcttcaaattcGGTGTTGTCAACTTGACCGTCGCTATCGTATTATTCGTGGTTGTTGTCTCCCGTATTCTATATGAACTAGTCGCTTATCAGTTCTAA